The Gymnogyps californianus isolate 813 chromosome Z, ASM1813914v2, whole genome shotgun sequence genome has a window encoding:
- the MTX3 gene encoding metaxin-3 isoform X1, which yields MAAPMELSCWGGDWGLPSLHPESLTVMAYAKFSGAPLTVNTIENSWRAPKGDVPVLISEDVVISQPAKILNFLRKQKYNADYELSAKEGADTLAYIALLEEKLLPALLHTFWVEAENYCSVTKPWFASRIAFPLSLYLPGKMSREALNRILLTRGGPPLYNLTEVEAQIYRDAKECLNLLSKRLGTSQFFFGDTPTTLDAFVFGFLAPVYKVCFPRVQLQEHLKQLPNLCRFCDDILTCYFRLTVSGHSPAGQDTADANLQKLTQLVNKESNLIEKMDDNLRKSPQHPPRKLTTLKLAAGGEASSPLNRLSP from the exons ATGGCGGCTCCcatggagctgagctgctggggAGGCGATTGGGGGCTCCCGTCCCTGCACCCGGAGTCTCTAACCGTCATG GCTTATGCCAAATTTTCTGGGGCTCCCCTGACAGTGAATACTATAGAGAACTCTTGGAGAGCTCCGAAAG GAGATGTACCAGTCCTGATATCAGAAGACGTTGTTATTTCTCAGCCAGCAAAAATACTAAACTTCTTAAGAAAGCAG AAATATAATGCTGATTATGAATTGTCTGCAAAAGAAGGAGCTGATACACTGGCATATATTGCACTACTTGAAGAGAAACTGCTTCCTGCTTTG CTGCACACTTTCTGGGTTGAGGCTGAAAATTACTGCAGTGTGACAAAGCCATGGTTTGCCTCAAGGATTGCCTTCCCACTGAGTTTGTATCTGCCTGGAAAGATGTCCAGGGAAGCGCTGAACAGGATCTTGCTGACCAGGGGAGGGCCTCCGCTCTACAATCTCACTGAAGTGGAAGCACAG ATATACAGGGATGCCAAGGAGTGCCTAAATCTCCTGTCGAAGAGATTGGGAAcatctcagtttttctttggaGATAC GCCTACCACCTTGGATGCCTTTGTGTTTGGTTTCCTTGCACCAGTTTATAAAGTGTGCTTCCCCAGAGTACAATTACAAGAGCATTTGAAACAGCTTCCCAATCTGTGTCGATTCTGTGATGATATTTTAACTTGCTACTTCAGGTTAACTGTCTCAG GCCATTCTCCGGCTGGACAGGATACAGCAGATGCTAATCTGCAGAAACTCACACAGCTTGTAAATAAGGAATCCAACTTGATTGAAAAG atgGACGACAACCTTCGTAAGAGTCCTCAGCATCCCCCTCGAAAGCTAACAACGCTCAAGCTTGCTGCAGGTGGAGAAGCAAGCAGTCCATTGAATCGTTTGTCACCTTGA
- the MTX3 gene encoding metaxin-3 isoform X2 — translation MAAPMELSCWGGDWGLPSLHPESLTVMAYAKFSGAPLTVNTIENSWRAPKGDVPVLISEDVVISQPAKILNFLRKQKYNADYELSAKEGADTLAYIALLEEKLLPALLHTFWVEAENYCSVTKPWFASRIAFPLSLYLPGKMSREALNRILLTRGGPPLYNLTEVEAQIYRDAKECLNLLSKRLGTSQFFFGDTPTTLDAFVFGFLAPVYKVCFPRVQLQEHLKQLPNLCRFCDDILTCYFRLTVSDPALIISLQMDDNLRKSPQHPPRKLTTLKLAAGGEASSPLNRLSP, via the exons ATGGCGGCTCCcatggagctgagctgctggggAGGCGATTGGGGGCTCCCGTCCCTGCACCCGGAGTCTCTAACCGTCATG GCTTATGCCAAATTTTCTGGGGCTCCCCTGACAGTGAATACTATAGAGAACTCTTGGAGAGCTCCGAAAG GAGATGTACCAGTCCTGATATCAGAAGACGTTGTTATTTCTCAGCCAGCAAAAATACTAAACTTCTTAAGAAAGCAG AAATATAATGCTGATTATGAATTGTCTGCAAAAGAAGGAGCTGATACACTGGCATATATTGCACTACTTGAAGAGAAACTGCTTCCTGCTTTG CTGCACACTTTCTGGGTTGAGGCTGAAAATTACTGCAGTGTGACAAAGCCATGGTTTGCCTCAAGGATTGCCTTCCCACTGAGTTTGTATCTGCCTGGAAAGATGTCCAGGGAAGCGCTGAACAGGATCTTGCTGACCAGGGGAGGGCCTCCGCTCTACAATCTCACTGAAGTGGAAGCACAG ATATACAGGGATGCCAAGGAGTGCCTAAATCTCCTGTCGAAGAGATTGGGAAcatctcagtttttctttggaGATAC GCCTACCACCTTGGATGCCTTTGTGTTTGGTTTCCTTGCACCAGTTTATAAAGTGTGCTTCCCCAGAGTACAATTACAAGAGCATTTGAAACAGCTTCCCAATCTGTGTCGATTCTGTGATGATATTTTAACTTGCTACTTCAGGTTAACTGTCTCAG ATCCGGCTCTCattatttctctgcagatgGACGACAACCTTCGTAAGAGTCCTCAGCATCCCCCTCGAAAGCTAACAACGCTCAAGCTTGCTGCAGGTGGAGAAGCAAGCAGTCCATTGAATCGTTTGTCACCTTGA
- the MTX3 gene encoding metaxin-3 isoform X3, with protein sequence MAAPMELSCWGGDWGLPSLHPESLTVMAYAKFSGAPLTVNTIENSWRAPKGDVPVLISEDVVISQPAKILNFLRKQKYNADYELSAKEGADTLAYIALLEEKLLPALLHTFWVEAENYCSVTKPWFASRIAFPLSLYLPGKMSREALNRILLTRGGPPLYNLTEVEAQIYRDAKECLNLLSKRLGTSQFFFGDTPTTLDAFVFGFLAPVYKVCFPRVQLQEHLKQLPNLCRFCDDILTCYFRLTVSDGRQPS encoded by the exons ATGGCGGCTCCcatggagctgagctgctggggAGGCGATTGGGGGCTCCCGTCCCTGCACCCGGAGTCTCTAACCGTCATG GCTTATGCCAAATTTTCTGGGGCTCCCCTGACAGTGAATACTATAGAGAACTCTTGGAGAGCTCCGAAAG GAGATGTACCAGTCCTGATATCAGAAGACGTTGTTATTTCTCAGCCAGCAAAAATACTAAACTTCTTAAGAAAGCAG AAATATAATGCTGATTATGAATTGTCTGCAAAAGAAGGAGCTGATACACTGGCATATATTGCACTACTTGAAGAGAAACTGCTTCCTGCTTTG CTGCACACTTTCTGGGTTGAGGCTGAAAATTACTGCAGTGTGACAAAGCCATGGTTTGCCTCAAGGATTGCCTTCCCACTGAGTTTGTATCTGCCTGGAAAGATGTCCAGGGAAGCGCTGAACAGGATCTTGCTGACCAGGGGAGGGCCTCCGCTCTACAATCTCACTGAAGTGGAAGCACAG ATATACAGGGATGCCAAGGAGTGCCTAAATCTCCTGTCGAAGAGATTGGGAAcatctcagtttttctttggaGATAC GCCTACCACCTTGGATGCCTTTGTGTTTGGTTTCCTTGCACCAGTTTATAAAGTGTGCTTCCCCAGAGTACAATTACAAGAGCATTTGAAACAGCTTCCCAATCTGTGTCGATTCTGTGATGATATTTTAACTTGCTACTTCAGGTTAACTGTCTCAG atgGACGACAACCTTCGTAA